TGTTACAGGAGGATAAATATAAGAATTGAAGGTTGGGTAAGATATCAACACTGTTATCGAAGTTGACAGAGATAAAAGCATTGCGAGAAAGATCAAGTAAAAGTAGATTTTTTAGCTTTAAAAATTGGTGAGAATCCACAAGAGCTGCTAAGTTATTTGATGACAAACTCAAGCCAACAAGATTTTCCAACTCAAATATTGAATTTGGAAAATCACCTTGCAGTTTGTTTCTAGAGAGATCCAAATACTTTAAAGAATAAGTTGAGAATTCACCAACTGAGCCTGTGAGCTGATTGTCATTGAGAGACAACTGTGATAAGGAGGGTAGAGAATAACACCAACTTGGAATCGTCCCATTTAACTTGTTACCAGCTAATTGTAGAGtgtgtaattttggaaattgaGTGATTATAGATGAAATGGGGCCAACTAAGCCATTGCCTGATAAATCTAAAagagaaagttgagttagatgAAACAATGACGTGGGAATCAATCCACCAAATTTGCAATTACCAAGACTGATATAGTTAAAAGACTTCGACTGGCCTATGGAATTAGGAATTTCTCCTGAGAAAGCAGTGTCAGAGAGATCCAAGTACCTCATCAGAGTGTTCAAGTTAGATTTTGGAAGTTCACCTCTTAGCCATTCATTAGATGAAAGATCTAATTTTTGAAGATTTGGTAAAGAGAGCACGCCACTTGGAAATTTCCCATATAATTTGGTGCTTGAGAGACTAAGGGAGACCAAAGTGGAAGACAGATTGGTTAGCAATAGCAAAGAGTTCTCTGTGATAGAAGACATGTCCGTGCCATCTAAATGAATCTCTCTTAACTTAGTTGCATTGTGAATGAGTTTGTTCCAAGTGTATGGATCAATTCTGATAGACAGGTAGGGCATAGGATCATCAACTGATCCCCAGTCGCTACTGAGATCAAGTGATACTAACTTTGACAAGTGAGAGATTGTGGAGGGAACATTACCATTAAATACAGAGGATGATAAATTTAGATGCAATAGATTCACAAGATCACCAATTCCAGAAGATAATGAAGACCCAGAAAAATCGTTGTAGGCTAGGTTGAGTTGTTGAAGGTGGTTTAAGCTAAAGATGGTGCTATTGGGATGAAATTGACCTTGAAGATGACTGCAGCTAAGGTCAAGACCAATCACGTTGCCAGCCATGTCGCATGTGACTCCATTCCACTCGCAACAATTTGTTCCGTTTGTCCAAGATTCTGTCTTTGAGGGAAAAGAGGAACATACATCATCAAGCCATGAATAATAATGTGAAGTGTTGACAGTAACTGAGCTTTTGAATTGTAATAAGGAAGATTTATCATGATGGTTACATAAACAAGTGTACAAAGGAAAATTGAAAAGCAGGAAATGGAATATAACATATGGCAATAGAAAGCACCCCATATAGGAGAAGATCTTTGTGCACAATAGTTTTcctctttgttttcttctcttccaaGTAAAAGACTTGGAATGCACCCAATTGACAAACTTCAAATTTAAAGCTTGGTGAGGCTCCTACGATTATTATGAAcatatagtttatattttacttaaatatttctATGCTTTGTATTTGTcagatttattattttctctttgtcCTTTTCTTTCTACTTTGTGATGTAAGACAGACAGAACAAGCCATTACACTGCTGCGagcaaaatttaaataatttttatgggaaataatttatagtttaattGAAAGTAACTAtgtcattcttttcattaataaCTATTATTTCATGTAAACTCAGACATGTGAAAgtaattgttaaaaaatgaacaagtaaaCGGACAAATACTTAAAAACAACAGCAAAAggttatttaaatttctttcacaTTAACTTCCATCCAACTGtatagaaacaaaaaaacatatatataaagagcgaaagtaaataaaatatttagatattaCTTTTCCATTTAATCTCTAtctagaaaggaaaagaaagaaagtggaAAGGTAAAATACGAGTAATGTGTACTGCATCAATCTATGCTcacattttaaattgtttatattataatttactgccaattaaaattatttatacattcttctgattttccttttcacttttatttttaaattttaattgaaaaatgaactTTATTTTAGCGTTATTAAATATCAACTAAATATGTGTTTTAGAATAACATTCCTATATTAGTACTTTTGAGATTTGATTTCTTAAAATGCAAATTCACCTGAGTTGTTTCAAGTCTTTCACCTTAATAAAGCAACCAAGGGCTAGTATCCAAGAACCCACAACAACTTACACTACTAATTGCATCTTACAAGTGGTTGCAACCACAACAACTGACTCGAGAACTAGTCAGGTTGGCCTGGGTTGACGGGATGATCGGGTTGGAACTAGTCAGTCGCAAACGATAAAACACAGTTCCAACTTTTTCGCAAACGTAAGTCGCCCGAGAAAACAGTACAGTTTCTTCATTGCTACTTCAGTGACTATTATAGTTTGAAGGCGTGAATTTTCTACAATGCCTTTCCACATCTGAATAAATCAATGATGTTATAACAGATGAGATTTCATTCCATATGCAAACAAGctttaccaaaaaaaataaaaatcaacaaacccttaaacacataattaaaacaaaagctCACTAAACTAATTTCTTCATCATCTAGTTACACGGTTTCTGTTGTTTGTTTTTATCAGTTTCACATTTAACACAACGTTAACAAGTCTTATAAGCCATTGGGGTTTTCTAATGAAGAATGCATTATAAGCCAATGCTATTCCATAGATCATCCCACAGACATATCCGGTTACAACGGGTTTCCACCCAaatcttgatttttctttgcCAAGTGTTGAATTTGGTAGCCTTTTGTTATCCTCGTTGCAGGCATTTGACAAAGGGATTCCACACAACTTTAAATTTCCAGCAAAAGAATCATTTGAAAATGTAGCTAACTGTGCACTTGTAGGTATCACTCCTTCAAACTGGTTCCATGAGAGATCTAAAAATTGCAAATAGCTTAAATTATTTAGTGACATGGGAATCTCACCCTTCAACTGGTTCCATGAGAGATCTAACAATTCCAAATTGCTTAAATTACCTAGTGACATGGGAATCTCAACCGTCAACTGGTTCCATGAGAGGTCCAACCAGTATAAATTGTTTAAACTACCCAATGACAATGGAATGATACCAATGATTTTATTGTGTGAAAGGTTAAGCCCTTGCAGATAATGCAAATCTCCAATGGCTTTCGGAATTTCTCCTTCAAACATATTGTTTGATAAATCAATGATTGTGAAAATGGTAAATATCTTCTTATCCAAATATTTCAAACCAGTTTGGTTGTCATTGACATTCACCATTCCTTGAAAGTTGTGGACGTATGACACTGGCAGGATTCCGGTAAAATAGTTATAGGATATGTCAAAAATCCTTAACTTGGGAAATGGAAGTTTGGTGTCCGAAGAAGTGATGATACCATGAAAGTTATTTGACCGTAAACTGAGGACCTGTAAATTTGGTAAAGTTTCTAACGAATAGGGAAACAGATCCTCTATGTTATTGTTTCCAAGGTCCAAAACTTCAAGTGTTGTACAGCGAGCCAAAGATTGTGGTATTGATCCCTTCAACTGATTATATGATAAATCCAAGAGAGAAAGTTGAGTAAGATTAGACAATGATGGTGGAAGAAATCCATCAAAATTGCAACCGGAAAGATCTAGTGTGTGAAGAGACTTCAAGTAGGCTATGGAATAGGAAAGGTATCCTGAGAAAGCAGTATCAAAGAGAGACAAAACTCTTAGTGGAATAGTCCAGTTGGACGTTGGAAGTTCACCTCTGAGGTTTTCATTCTGTGACAAATCTATCTCTTGGAGATTGGGTAAATGGAGGATGTTAGAGGGCAATTTCCCTTGGATTTGGGTGTTTGGGAGATGGAGAGAAACTAAAGAAGATGACAGATTAGTTAACAATGACAAAGAGCTCTCTCCGACAGAAGACATGTTcactttttctaaaaaaatctcTCGTAAATTAGTTGCGTTGTGAATGAGTCTGTTCCATGTGTAATCATCAATTCTAATTTTAGAGTAACTTTTGGTGGGATCATCAAGTAATGAGTCCATGCTACTGATACGAAAATGTTGTAATTTTGATAAGTGAGAGATTGTGGAAGGAAGATCACCACTAATTCTAAAGGGAGATAAAGTTAGATGTGTGAGGTTGATAAGGTTACCGATCGAAGAGTGTATTGAAGATCCAAAGAAATCATTAAAAGTAAGGCTAAGTTGTTGAAGATGCCTTAGCTTGAAAATGGAACTATTAAGACCTAGTAATTTACCTCTAAGATGACTGCAATAAAGATGGAGACCAATCACATGGCCTGACTTGGTGTCGCACGTGATCCCATCCCACCCACAACAATCTGTTATGTTTTTCCAAGATTCTGTCTCTGAAGAATGTGAGGAGGAACAATGATCATACTCCAAAAGAAACtgaaaggaagagttgacaaaaaatgagtttttgagTTGTAACAATGCAGATTTGTCATGAGGATTGCACAACAAACAATTGT
This window of the Vigna angularis cultivar LongXiaoDou No.4 chromosome 7, ASM1680809v1, whole genome shotgun sequence genome carries:
- the LOC128197767 gene encoding receptor-like protein 7, with amino-acid sequence MGCFLLPYVIFHFLLFNFPLYTCLCNHHDKSSLLQFKSSVTVNTSHYYSWLDDVCSSFPSKTESWTNGTNCCEWNGVTCDMAGNVIGLDLSCSHLQGQFHPNSTIFSLNHLQQLNLAYNDFSGSSLSSGIGDLVNLLHLNLSSSVFNGNVPSTISHLSKLVSLDLSSDWGSVDDPMPYLSIRIDPYTWNKLIHNATKLREIHLDGTDMSSITENSLLLLTNLSSTLVSLSLSSTKLYGKFPSGVLSLPNLQKLDLSSNEWLRGELPKSNLNTLMRYLDLSDTAFSGEIPNSIGQSKSFNYISLGNCKFGGLIPTSLFHLTQLSLLDLSGNGLVGPISSIITQFPKLHTLQLAGNKLNGTIPSWCYSLPSLSQLSLNDNQLTGSVGEFSTYSLKYLDLSRNKLQGDFPNSIFELENLVGLSLSSNNLAALVDSHQFLKLKNLLLLDLSRNAFISVNFDNSVDILPNLQFLYLSSCNISTFPKFLASLQNMKVLDLSNNKIRGSIPQGFHEQLLHWKDFDTIDLSSNKLQGDLPIPPSGTAHFLISNNELSGEISSKMCNASSLRILNLAHNNLTGHIPQCLGTFPSLEVLDLQMNNLHGNIPQNFLEENAFETIKLNGNKFKGPLPQSLANCTKLQVLDLGNNDIEDTFPHWLETLQELQVLSLRSNKFHGVFTSFGTEHPFPMLKIFDVSDNNFSGPLPASYIKNFQGMMNVSDNQTRSLYMGTHGLYNDSIVIVMKGQRMELERILTAFTTIDLSYNMFEGEIPEAIGELISLKGLNLSHNGITGTIPQSLSHLRNLEWLDLSWNQLKGEIPMALSSLNFLAALNLSQNQFEGVIPTGGQFITFENDSYTGNPMLCGIPLSKSRYEDKEWSSISRLDDEESGFGWKTVTVGYACGMLFGIILGCHLLFTGKPQWLVTLVEAVFNVRVTKQNV
- the LOC108336548 gene encoding receptor-like protein 9DC3, giving the protein MRLMMGWVSVSSLIIFLYFLLHFPSYNCLLCNPHDKSALLQLKNSFFVNSSFQFLLEYDHCSSSHSSETESWKNITDCCGWDGITCDTKSGHVIGLHLYCSHLRDLSWNQFEGVIPTSAQLATFSNDSFAGNLKLCGIPLSNACNEDNKRLPNSTLGKEKSRFGWKPVVTGYVCGMIYGIALAYNAFFIRKPQWLIRLVNVVLNVKLIKTNNRNRVTR